One Magnolia sinica isolate HGM2019 chromosome 2, MsV1, whole genome shotgun sequence genomic window, CCATCTCTTGCTTCCTTCCAAAACAGGAGAGATTTTGAAGAAagtcctttctctctctcttccctttaaGATATCCCATTCCCATCttgtaagtctctctctctccctctctcttgttgGGTTTTCTCTTTTTCATTGCTGGAGATGGATAAAgctacctcctctctctctctcaatttcgtTTTTTCTGGGGtacttttctctctttccttttgttCCCTCTGTATTGACCCTGTAGCTTGTTGGgatcttgtttttttttcttctgtttcttgtcattttcttctctttctcttgggAGAATTAATATTTAACCCCCCTTCATTGATATATACACCTATTTCTCTCTGTGGAGTCTTGGCAAAAGTGAAAATTTGACAGAAGAAAGAGGGTGTTTTTGTCAAAAATATTAGTGGGGAAGGGTATACATGTCAATAATTTATATCTACATCCATCCTGCCATTCTGATTGATTTGCATGACATACATTTTGCATTTTGGGAATTCTAGTACATGAGAAGTGTAGTGTGCTACCTCAATTtccaaattggaaaatgggtATCTGAAAGTCAATCAAGGTGGTTGATTTTACCCTTTCTTGGAAGTAAATATAATAAAGGAGTGCATTAACAAAAATTGTGGGTGTTAATGTCGTTCTTTTTTTTTGGGGCATAATTGTAGCTCCTTTTTTTTATTACCCCTGTCTGGCTAAGGGtgtattttacaatttttttttttaaaggatgcaAATGTCATCTTTTCCACTGTTATATTGTACCTTTCTGTTTTTCTTGTTGccattttttctttgatttttcatctttttttttttttttggcaatctGGATATTTTtctatccttcaaaaaaaaaaaaatgtgggtaTTTTTTGGAATCTGGGTACCTTTAATCACTGCTTTTGAGTCGTAAAAGCATCTCCTTTTTGGTTTcttcctttaaaaataaaaaataaaaaattcttttggttagttttttaggattttttttttctttttcttatgtaGTTTGATCTCTGCTCTTTCATGGTAAAGGTGACTCCTTTCttggattatttttatttttctctctcttttggggaattttttaatttctttcctctttttattaATGTTGTTTGGGTTAGCTTTTCGGTGCAGcttcattactgttttgattgATAAAGGTACTATATCATGATACTTATAGCCCTTTTTTTTGACACATTCACCCCTTCTGTAAATAATCTAATCCAAGGAGTAGGCAGTCACAAAGGGAGAAAAGGGTGTGTATAAACAAATATAGGGTGGAAAATATCAGCTACCTTCTTTCTTCTATCCTATGTTAGGATGGTTGTtgaattttcactttctttcattTGTTTTTGATGGTTGTTTTCTTTCTCATTGCAGTTTCATCACTGTTTTGCTTGATACAGGTAACTAACTGCTTCCTTCTTTCTGCCTTTCATGTGATGTTTTCCTTTTGAAAAAGACATTGTTTTGGAGATTTAAATTCATTATtgggatcttcttcttctttttttggtcttttttgtttttgaaattgCAACTGTTGAGTGTTGATTTTCAGGCTTTCGGGTGAAGAAGAGACTGCATTAAGGATTTTGGGCCTCGATTCGTTTAGTTTGTTTCTTGTGATTTTTTGAGGATGGGGGATCATTTCGTGTTGTTGGTCGATCGGTTGCTCACTGAATCCACACTGGAAGCTGCAATCCAGAGCAGAAAACAGGGTCAAAATGGGCACGCTTCAGCATCAGAGGTAGAAACCGAGAATGAGCTCTCTTTGCAGAAGAGGGATTTTGGTGATGGGCTGCGGAAAATGGTGGAGTGTCGGATTTGCCACGATGAGGATGATGATTCCAATATGGAGACGCCGTGTTCTTGCTGTGGCAGCTTGAAGGTATTTTTGAGATTTGATTTTGAGTagcttttttcatttttcacactctttttagaaaaaataaataaataaatttaattatttttttatatatataaatgtggTGGTATGCTTGGATGGTTCTTTTCAATATTTTAGCATTGGATTTGGGTGCTGTTGAAATCGCCACTTATGGTGTCCTTTTTGAGCTTGAAATTCCCAGTAGTAGCATGCTGCTAGGATTCAATTCTTCCACCCTTATGTTTCTAGGCAGACAATGAACTAAAGAAATTGCATTGAATAAGAGAAAACAACAAAGATGGAGGGATAAACAGTGAAAAGATGAAGCGAAATTCTAAATAGGTTTTGTTGTGCTTTTCTGGAAATCTCAATCATCATTACTGTTTGGTTTAGGTCTGTATTCAATAGCTTTCTTTTGGGCAACCCTGGTCCTTTGAGGATTTTAGAAATAATAAGACGACAACATTCAGATACAATCGAATCACCTGATTTAACTTGAAGTTTAACTAATCTTTTTTTCCTTGATTTGCTTATGAAATTGGGAAATGAGTTATTTGCATTGCTCCCATGCTTGGTTCAAACTGGGATTTTTAAAATTAGACAATTTCGGTGAGGATATGAGGACTGCGAATAAGAAATAAAATGGAGGGTAGATTGAGATGGTTCCATCATTTGCAACAAAAGACTGGGGACGATTTCCATAAGGAGGGGAACATTGATTAGGATTGAACGAGGGCTGAAAATGGATGTTTTGGTGTTCCAGTCGTTTTGGTGTTTCATTTCGGGAAAGAAGcacacaatttatttattttttaatgaagaAAATAGGATATAAAGAGAAGGTTGCAGTTGCTTTTAAACCCCTCGTAATCTGATTCATTTGGGAGGGTCTGGTCTCCTTTAACTGAAATAGTTCCAAAGGCATGGAGAATAGCATTGAAAATGGCCAGAAAATGGAAAATTGGAAATTTGTAAAATATTGAGCTGAAAATGTTCCATCCATTGACAGGCCAAAATGGAGCAAAATGGACTGGAAGTCTGACCTGTAAATTCTTGTTATTTGTAATGGTATGCAATGTTTCACCATTTTGTTTGAAGTGGGGAATGAAATTCACAACACTGGTGATGAAGTTACCTCCTTTTCTTCTGTTTGATACGTGTTTGGCTTTTAGTGGATCGGTGTCCGCTAAATCCATATGTGCCAGTTTTCTTGTATCCTGTATTCTTGTTGTCTCGTGTCGATCTCGGTTGCTTTCAAATAGAAACCACGTTCATCTATTAATTCCTCTTCCTATTGAATCCTGCCTTTTGTTTGGCTCTAGTTCCTGACCCGTCAGAAGAGAGCTAGAGTTTATTTTCCTCTAGTATTCTCCTCTCAAGCTAGAGATGCAAtgcttctctttttccttttcttgttttTCCCAAATGGGTTCACGTCTCCCTAAAGAGATTATTTTATATAGCATTTAATTGCATCCGATACACTTTTGGATGGGTTCTTCGGCTGGTCAATCCCATAAACTTTCCTCTCTCgcacatagttcaaaaacccaaaaactcaactCAATATGCAGCTGGGTCATGTTGACTCGAAGACACTACtcaaatcaacttgatatttgataAGTTATTTTAATAGCAAGTAGAGAAGTGTTTAAAGTGATAATAAAGATTGGGAATTCATATTATGCGAACAATGGGAAAACTAACCATGATTCTAATGCATGGTTGGTTGGTAACATCGTCTCCACTTGTGGGTTTCTTGTTTCcagcatattttattttattttatttatttttattgaaaaCCCCATCACTAAGCAACTGCCCCGGTTCGAGTCGCACCATGTTGCCATGAGTCAGAATCAAGCAGGACTCATAGGCAGGCTTCATAGTGACTCGGCTCAAAATCTCACTGAGTCAATGTTGACACTGCTGGGTTTCGAGTAAAGTCACCGAGTTTTAGGACTATGCTCTTAAACTGCTACCATCGTTCATGCTCCTGGCATGCATTCCTAATTACCATTGCAGTAAATCTTTTCTTCTTTCCAAACAATACTTGGAAAATACACAGACTTCAAAATTACTAGAACTACCATTGTTGCCGGTATCCAGGTTGGACATCCATACTAGGCTTTTTTCCCTTGATACATGGTTATACAGTGAGGGTTATTTGGCCACTCAACTGCACATtgtggttttcttttctttcatgcaTGTTTGGTTATCCTTTATTTTTGAGAGGCAGAAGCAAATCTTTTTGAGAAGGATGTATCTGTAACTGGTGTAGAGTTTTGTTTGTTGCAGTATGCTCACCGCAAATGCATCCAAAGGTGGTGTAATGAGAAGGGTGATACCGTGTGCGAGATATGCCAGCAGGTGATTCACATTTTAAATCCCCCATCtctctgttattattattattataaaagaaATCATATGATAGTCGATATACAATGTATCATCAGGCTTCTAGTTTGTACAACTGGGTCACAAGGTCAAGTGACCCAGGTCATTCACCTGATGGTCCCCACGGTGGGTGGCCATACATAAAAAATCCTCAAGACTGGAAGATCCCACCCATTCATTCGTTTGCTTTTTAGCTGAATGTGGACCCCTACtgtgttttcttctttttcttttttttcattgaacTATTTATATTCTAGCCACCAATTGAAGAGTTCGGATTGGCATGTCGAGGGATCTTGGGGCAAGGTCtctccaatgtggggcccattatgatcaacggtctggaccATCTTAACCATTGCCACTACTAACAGCGTCCTAAGACCACCATGCATATCTTTGAGTTGATGGTCATATAATGCTCTTTCTCTGCATGTCAGATAGTGTTAACTCTTAAGTTTCAGCATCCGGCAGTGATCTTTTCTTTAATAAACGTGTTGGATTTCAGCAATTCAGGCCTGGCTACACAGCACCGCCTCAGTTATTTCATTATGGCGGCAATCCCATGAATTTCAGGTACACCTGCTGAATTTCCATTTAGTGTACATTATCTTTTGCAGTTTGCTTGCTCGAAGCAATGCTACAGTTACTTTCTCAACCATCTCTAGCATATGCACTATAGATGTGACAGAtgcagggaaaaaaaagaagaagaaggattagATCACTGATCTGGTGGGTCACCACATGAGAAACCAGTATACCCAAAAATTATGGCTGTCAAAATATTTTAATCGTCACATAAATAAATCCAAATGGAACACTTTAAAAAGCTAGAATGGAAAGATGAGCAAGTCTAGTATTCAACAAGGAAAGTTCACAaacatcagatggctaggattgtccctTTCCACATGGTGGCCCCCAAAAACAATAGTCCCAGTCACCCCAAAGCTTGCCAGGTGTATGATGGAGATACTAGAATGGGTAAAAAGAAACATCTCTAATACTTACGAGACATGCCAGCaaacttcttttatttttcaaaatcggTGTAACTATCTTTTTGTTATCCTCTCTATCAGGGGAAACTGGGGGATTTCTAGACAGGACCTGCATGATCCTCGATTCATGGCAATGGTTGCGACCGACCGAGATTTCTTGGATGTTGACTATGATGATTATTCATCTCCTAGTGCGAGAAGCATGATTTGTTGCCGTGCCATTGCTGTTATTGTGAGTGCATTTCAACTTTTCCGATTCTCCATGATAAAGTTACTCTCTCACtgtttctccttcttttcttgggggtgtgtgtgtgcacgtgtgcagTTTATGGTTCTTTTGGTTCTCCGTCATGCGCTTCCGATCATAATCAGTGGAGATGAGAACTATTCATTCACGTTATTCATCGTAAGGCTCTTTAGGCATATGGATTCATTGCAGCTCCAATTGATAAAACTTTTCTCTTGTGGAGGCCTGCTAAGTCCACAAGCACTTCTACATATCGGCCACACATACCGACAGGgcagttcatcaggtgggccctgctatgTAGATGACATAGCCTAAAAATCAGACCCAACTACTATCAGATGGACCACGCGTGTACACTAAATGTGGAacatttgggttttggttatttCAAACTGCAAATTGTTTTCATACAGCTGGGCCCACCAACACAGCCTAGATGTCCTCTGCCTGACCGCATGTAGATGAGCATATGGGCATAGCACAGCTCCTCTTTGACAATGCTTCACTCCCTTTTGTTTCTCTGTCAAACACAGTTGTTGTTGTTGAGGACAGCGGGAATCCTTCTCCCGGTTTATATAATGGCGCAAGCACTATTAGCAATTCAACGTCGACGGCAGCAACAGGTAGTCAAATCCAGCCAAGCTAATGTTTCCATTCTCTTGGTAGCCATATATAGTagtattttctttcatttctttcacaTGTAGGTGCCTCATGAACTTCCACTCACGACATCTGACGATGAAGAAAATGAGCAATTGCAGCCTCAACTGCATCTCATACATGTGCACTAACTGTACAAGCCTGAAAACAATAAGCCATGCTTGGTGCAATGAGTGTTGGTGGTCTTGACGGATGCCATAACCATGTGAAACGTCCCTtggatatggatggaagaagatgGGAGGTGAGAAGTTCTTGCCACAACATTGCCGAATTGGATTGGATTGGAAGGGGGAAAAAGTGTCATCTTTGGATTATTGGGCCATCTTTCATCGATGAACGACCTCCATGATCTCACCATCTTAAAAGTATTTTTCAGGTTCGCATTGTTGTATGTAAATGTGCTATGGAGAAAATGGGCATCCAGATGCCCATTTCTTCTCACACAAAGATAAAGAAATTCTGTATATATTTGTTAAAAGAATCAaaggcatgtgaaatttcatcagATGTGGAAGGACAATGCATTGGACATGGGCCTGTGGGTAACCACTAGTAGGtgggtccatatatatatatataaaaagaaaaaaaaaagaaaaagaaaaaaaaaaagaagaagaagaagaagaagaagaagaaagaagtgaAGCCGTTGGGCAGCTAGCATTGCGCTGTGAGAGTATTGTCCATGGCCTATTTAATTAATTAGATCCAAATTTAGGCTCGAACTCATTTATCCTTGGCATTTTTCAACGGTATTGTAAATCGTTAATTAATTATTCTCATCGGATAATGAGAGAACATGTATAAAGTTACCTCTTAAGCTATGATAAGTGTATAAAGTTAATGTCTTTAATTACATTTGTAGGTTGATTTGGACCATGACTTGAGAACTAAGGGTTTTTCAGCTAGATCTATCCAATTGAGCTTTTTAgtgatcaatggtccagatctcttCTGACAATGATGATTAATTTATAGATAAAAATGAAGGCATTTAAATaatgaaaatttaaatatattcTATATGATAATGGATTTTGATATTGTGGATCATATCCTACTACTATTAGTAAATTCTACATTTTGCCAAGATGTCTAAAATATGTAACCATGTGTGCATGAGTTGTCTTTACACATGTGCATGCATTAGGTTTACACATGTGCATGCATCGTTTTATATCACTCCTCTGTCACATTGATCATGGATTGGCTAGTGATAAAATCCATCATCAATGGTGATGATAAATGTCGATGATCAAATCCATCGTCGATAATGTTGTCAACATTGATGATTGGCTCTATAATCAACGGTGATGATcggtttcatatatatatatatatatttttgtagtAACTAGTTATAAGTGATATAAATCTAGCTTGATGTGTTTTTATCATTGTCACTTTATCATTAcaacattgaaaatttcaatgttaagattattcatttttttagattgtGCATAACCTTAGTGGAAGTTCATCTTAATTACCAAATAATAGATGCACTTATAATGGATGGTTGCTTATGTTATACAAATAATTGTTGCAGAAGCATtccatttatcttattttttagaatttgattATTCTATACCGCCCACTTTGGATATGTAGATTTTCATATCATATTTAAGATGAATTAGTTATCTCTGTAACAAGAAGATTTCCATAACTAGTATTGACAATTAGTGGCAATATGTTTTTGGTTATAGATAAATAGTATACATTTGTGATGTATAGATGGCTACTAAAGCATCATTGAATAACTTAAGGGTTAAAAGTTCAATGGCAACAACTA contains:
- the LOC131237702 gene encoding uncharacterized protein LOC131237702 isoform X1; protein product: MGDHFVLLVDRLLTESTLEAAIQSRKQGQNGHASASEVETENELSLQKRDFGDGLRKMVECRICHDEDDDSNMETPCSCCGSLKYAHRKCIQRWCNEKGDTVCEICQQQFRPGYTAPPQLFHYGGNPMNFRGNWGISRQDLHDPRFMAMVATDRDFLDVDYDDYSSPSARSMICCRAIAVIVSAFQLFRFSMIKLLSHCFSFFSWGCVCARVQFMVLLVLRHALPIIISGDENYSFTLFILLLLRTAGILLPVYIMAQALLAIQRRRQQQVPHELPLTTSDDEENEQLQPQLHLIHVH
- the LOC131237702 gene encoding uncharacterized protein LOC131237702 isoform X4, coding for MGDHFVLLVDRLLTESTLEAAIQSRKQGQNGHASASEVETENELSLQKRDFGDGLRKMVECRICHDEDDDSNMETPCSCCGSLKYAHRKCIQRWCNEKGDTVCEICQQQFRPGYTAPPQLFHYGGNPMNFRGNWGISRQDLHDPRFMAMVATDRDFLDVDYDDYSSPSARSMICCRAIAVIFMVLLVLRHALPIIISGDENYSFTLFIRESFSRFI
- the LOC131237702 gene encoding uncharacterized protein LOC131237702 isoform X2, with translation MGDHFVLLVDRLLTESTLEAAIQSRKQGQNGHASASEVETENELSLQKRDFGDGLRKMVECRICHDEDDDSNMETPCSCCGSLKYAHRKCIQRWCNEKGDTVCEICQQQFRPGYTAPPQLFHYGGNPMNFRGNWGISRQDLHDPRFMAMVATDRDFLDVDYDDYSSPSARSMICCRAIAVIFMVLLVLRHALPIIISGDENYSFTLFILLLLRTAGILLPVYIMAQALLAIQRRRQQQVPHELPLTTSDDEENEQLQPQLHLIHVH
- the LOC131237702 gene encoding uncharacterized protein LOC131237702 isoform X3, with amino-acid sequence MGDHFVLLVDRLLTESTLEAAIQSRKQGQNGHASASEVETENELSLQKRDFGDGLRKMVECRICHDEDDDSNMETPCSCCGSLKYAHRKCIQRWCNEKGDTVCEICQQQFRPGYTAPPQLFHYGGNPMNFRGNWGISRQDLHDPRFMAMVATDRDFLDVDYDDYSSPSARSMICCRAIAVIVSAFQLFRFSMIKLLSHCFSFFSWGCVCARVQFMVLLVLRHALPIIISGDENYSFTLFIRESFSRFI